A single genomic interval of Chitinophaga sp. 180180018-3 harbors:
- a CDS encoding Dabb family protein translates to MSQSDRRKFLGTAAALAAGTAAAAAIPSQHMEKKYPVVHHVFFWLKHPESKEDRDKLIAGVKNLSKIETVRELRVGVVASTEKRDVVDNSWAVSELIFFSDLAGQATYQTHPIHLEFVKNCSHLWEKVVVYDAMEV, encoded by the coding sequence ATGAGCCAATCCGACAGACGTAAATTTTTAGGAACCGCAGCAGCGCTGGCCGCTGGCACAGCCGCTGCTGCCGCAATCCCCTCTCAACATATGGAAAAGAAATATCCTGTTGTGCACCATGTATTCTTCTGGTTGAAGCATCCTGAGTCTAAAGAAGACCGCGACAAGCTGATTGCCGGTGTAAAAAACCTGTCAAAAATTGAAACCGTGCGGGAACTTCGTGTAGGCGTGGTAGCCAGTACTGAAAAAAGGGACGTAGTAGACAACAGCTGGGCTGTTTCTGAACTGATCTTCTTCAGTGATCTTGCGGGGCAGGCTACTTATCAGACCCACCCGATACACCTGGAATTTGTAAAAAACTGCAGTCACCTCTGGGAAAAAGTGGTGGTGTACGATGCAATGGAAGTATAA
- a CDS encoding two-component regulator propeller domain-containing protein, whose protein sequence is MRCSFFILYLTLILLLATGTITAQTWYFRNYQVNNGISSNTITSITQDKKGFMWFGTRNGLNRFDGNAFNIFRNNTADSLSIGSNSILSLFEDEQEQLWVGTYKGIYLYDPVMEIFRPFRKIVPGEIRYLGGDHQHNIWMIADFVLYKYHQPDGKLTSYPFEKTQAICLHVTETGAVWAATNNGSIKKYDPATDHFTAYDISKSTNTVVQDLYPVNDSIVIIGTMNQALWYNLHNSSSYDIFREHRDVQIHKILRQSATEFWFGTETGLYIYDQQSGRISVQQKSYNDPYAVSDNVIYSFYKDREGSTWIGTFFGGINYYSSSYNRFHKYFPQSGPNSLSGNLIHEICADQYRHLWIGTEDAGLNKLDLTTNTVTHFMPGQGAGSISYSNIHGLTAVGNELWIGTYEHGLDVMDIRSGKIIRHYDAHKDAASFGSNFIVALYRTRTNDILVGTWSGLFRYNRAENNFTPLSFFHTQIQAIHEDEQGTIWASTYGNGVYYWNPQTGKGGTLKARSGESNTLINNYVNNLYEDSHHQMWFCTEGGLCCYVPATGRFTSYTMNDGLPDNQVFRVLEDNAGQLWVSTSKGLMRFNPSNGRKEIFTAANGLLTEQFNYNSAFKGSDGTLYFGSVKGMISFNPALFVAHPFIPPVYITGLQVNNQPLTPGHTKGYSGKSITYTKQLTLTYDHSNVAIDVAALSYTIPEMNGYQYKMEGLDKDWTHLKSNRRIYYTKLPPGKYVFKVKGSSGEDIWNNQETTLAIEILPPYWASTWAWLLYVLLGAAIVFVIFRYYHIAQDEKNKRKMETLEKEKEREIYNAKIEFFTNVAHEIRTPLTLIKMPLDKLSKQIPLSADINESLNMMKKNTNRLIDLTNQLLDFRKAEANNFSLTFIKTDINEFLQELYNSFRPAAEQKNISYKLALPRLTLHAWVDAEALKKMCSNLISNAIKYSEQSVLVKLLPFGSEDNMFHIEVRNDGFVVPYDQKDKIFEPFYRMKETEKQPGTGIGLSLSRTLAELHKGILELKPSAEALNIFQLTLPIHQEQEMSLPSDTTAEATPSLETNEVADPSKPLLLLVEDNKEISVFIQKELSASYQVLRAGNGQEALEILQQENVQVVVSDIMMPVMDGIELCRRIKTDLQYSHIPIILLTAKNTLHSKIEGLEVGADAYIEKPFAFEHLMAQIANLISNRTIIKEYFARSPLTHIKGIACSNADKQFLEQLNAVISDRIADMDLDVDQLSKLMNLSRPTLYRKINALSNLTPNELINLSRLKKAAELLAEGKYKINEVALMVGYSVQTNFSRDFHKQFGVTPSAYVGGLEKSK, encoded by the coding sequence GTGCGATGTTCGTTCTTCATATTATACCTTACCTTAATACTGCTGCTCGCCACAGGCACCATTACCGCGCAAACCTGGTACTTTCGTAATTACCAGGTGAATAATGGTATTTCCAGTAATACTATTACCAGTATCACACAGGATAAAAAGGGGTTTATGTGGTTTGGCACCCGCAATGGTTTGAACAGATTCGATGGCAACGCCTTCAACATCTTCCGCAACAACACCGCAGACTCGTTGAGCATAGGCAGCAATTCCATTCTCAGCCTGTTTGAGGACGAACAGGAACAGCTGTGGGTAGGCACTTATAAAGGTATTTACCTTTACGACCCTGTAATGGAGATTTTCCGTCCTTTCCGGAAAATTGTTCCCGGAGAAATCAGATACCTCGGTGGTGATCATCAGCACAACATATGGATGATAGCGGATTTTGTTTTGTACAAATACCATCAGCCCGATGGGAAATTGACCAGTTATCCTTTTGAGAAGACGCAGGCCATTTGCCTGCATGTTACAGAAACCGGCGCTGTTTGGGCAGCTACCAACAACGGCAGTATCAAAAAATATGATCCGGCAACGGACCATTTTACAGCATACGACATTTCAAAAAGTACCAACACAGTGGTGCAGGATCTCTACCCGGTGAACGACAGCATTGTGATAATTGGCACCATGAACCAGGCACTCTGGTATAATCTGCACAACAGCAGCAGCTACGATATATTCCGTGAGCACCGCGATGTCCAGATTCATAAAATACTACGGCAATCAGCAACGGAATTCTGGTTCGGTACAGAAACCGGATTGTATATCTATGATCAACAAAGCGGCCGCATTTCTGTACAGCAAAAAAGTTACAACGATCCCTATGCTGTTTCCGATAACGTGATTTACTCCTTCTATAAGGATCGCGAAGGAAGCACCTGGATAGGCACTTTTTTCGGAGGTATCAATTATTACTCATCTTCCTACAACAGGTTTCATAAATACTTCCCCCAGTCAGGCCCAAACAGTTTAAGCGGCAACCTCATACATGAAATTTGTGCGGATCAGTATCGTCATTTGTGGATAGGTACGGAAGATGCCGGACTGAATAAGCTGGATCTTACAACTAATACAGTAACGCATTTCATGCCGGGACAAGGCGCCGGCAGTATTTCCTACAGCAATATACACGGACTTACCGCTGTCGGGAACGAATTGTGGATAGGCACCTACGAACATGGACTGGATGTCATGGATATACGCAGCGGTAAAATTATCCGTCACTACGATGCACATAAGGATGCCGCTTCTTTCGGCAGCAATTTCATTGTAGCACTCTACCGGACACGTACCAACGACATTCTTGTGGGCACCTGGAGTGGGCTGTTCCGGTATAACCGGGCGGAGAATAATTTTACGCCGTTGTCTTTCTTCCATACCCAAATACAGGCTATTCACGAAGATGAACAAGGCACCATATGGGCCAGTACCTACGGCAATGGCGTATATTACTGGAACCCGCAAACCGGGAAAGGCGGTACACTTAAGGCCAGGAGTGGCGAGAGCAATACATTGATCAACAATTACGTAAACAACTTGTATGAAGATAGTCATCACCAGATGTGGTTTTGTACAGAAGGTGGATTATGTTGTTATGTGCCTGCTACCGGCAGGTTCACCAGTTATACTATGAACGACGGATTACCTGACAACCAGGTGTTCCGGGTGTTGGAAGACAATGCAGGACAACTGTGGGTATCCACTTCTAAAGGCCTGATGCGTTTTAATCCCTCCAACGGCAGGAAAGAAATTTTTACTGCCGCCAATGGCCTGCTGACCGAACAGTTTAACTACAATTCGGCATTCAAGGGGAGCGATGGCACGCTTTACTTCGGTTCCGTAAAAGGTATGATCAGCTTCAACCCGGCGTTGTTTGTAGCACATCCGTTTATTCCGCCGGTATACATTACCGGGCTGCAAGTGAACAATCAGCCCCTTACACCAGGCCATACGAAAGGTTATTCCGGGAAATCTATCACCTATACGAAACAGCTCACACTTACATATGATCACTCCAACGTGGCTATTGATGTGGCGGCACTTTCTTACACTATCCCGGAAATGAACGGGTACCAATACAAAATGGAAGGGTTGGATAAAGATTGGACTCATCTGAAAAGCAACCGCCGGATATATTACACCAAGCTGCCACCTGGAAAATATGTTTTCAAAGTAAAAGGTTCCAGCGGCGAGGACATATGGAACAATCAGGAAACTACATTGGCCATAGAAATACTTCCGCCTTACTGGGCAAGCACATGGGCCTGGCTGTTGTACGTTTTACTGGGAGCAGCTATCGTGTTTGTCATCTTCCGATATTATCATATTGCGCAGGATGAAAAAAACAAACGAAAGATGGAGACATTGGAAAAAGAAAAGGAAAGAGAAATATACAACGCTAAAATAGAGTTTTTTACTAACGTGGCGCATGAGATCAGAACACCATTGACACTGATCAAAATGCCGCTGGACAAGCTATCGAAACAGATACCGCTTAGTGCTGACATAAACGAAAGTCTGAACATGATGAAAAAGAACACCAACCGGCTCATTGACCTCACTAATCAGCTACTTGATTTTCGCAAAGCCGAGGCCAATAATTTTAGTCTTACTTTCATTAAAACAGATATCAACGAATTTCTGCAGGAACTATATAACAGTTTCCGGCCGGCAGCAGAACAAAAAAATATTTCCTATAAACTTGCACTACCCCGGCTGACACTGCATGCCTGGGTAGATGCAGAGGCGTTGAAGAAAATGTGCTCCAACCTGATCAGCAATGCCATCAAATATTCGGAACAATCGGTACTGGTGAAGCTACTGCCATTCGGCAGTGAAGACAATATGTTTCACATTGAAGTACGGAACGATGGTTTTGTTGTTCCGTATGATCAGAAAGATAAAATATTTGAGCCCTTCTACCGGATGAAAGAAACGGAGAAGCAACCGGGCACGGGAATAGGGCTATCGCTTTCCCGGACATTGGCAGAACTGCACAAGGGGATACTGGAACTGAAGCCTTCGGCCGAAGCGTTAAATATTTTTCAACTAACGCTTCCCATTCACCAGGAGCAGGAAATGAGTCTTCCCTCTGATACGACGGCAGAGGCCACGCCCTCTCTGGAAACAAACGAAGTGGCCGATCCCAGCAAGCCGCTATTATTATTAGTAGAAGACAACAAGGAGATATCGGTTTTTATTCAAAAAGAGCTGAGTGCATCCTACCAGGTACTGAGGGCCGGCAATGGGCAGGAAGCGCTGGAAATATTGCAACAGGAGAATGTGCAGGTTGTAGTCAGCGATATCATGATGCCGGTGATGGATGGAATTGAGTTATGCCGGCGTATCAAAACAGACCTGCAGTATAGCCATATCCCGATTATATTGCTAACTGCTAAAAACACCCTGCATTCGAAGATAGAGGGGTTGGAAGTAGGAGCAGATGCCTATATAGAAAAACCTTTTGCCTTTGAGCATCTGATGGCGCAGATTGCCAATCTGATCAGTAACCGGACCATTATCAAAGAATACTTTGCAAGGTCGCCACTGACACATATCAAAGGGATAGCCTGTTCCAATGCAGACAAACAATTTCTGGAACAGCTTAATGCTGTCATCAGTGATCGGATTGCAGACATGGATCTGGATGTGGATCAGCTATCGAAGCTGATGAACCTGAGCCGGCCTACGTTATACAGAAAAATCAATGCGTTATCGAACCTGACACCGAATGAGCTGATTAATTTGTCGCGGTTAAAGAAAGCCGCCGAGCTGCTGGCGGAGGGAAAGTACAAAATAAATGAGGTGGCGCTAATGGTAGGATATAGCGTACAGACTAATTTTTCCAGGGATTTCCATAAACAGTTTGGGGTGACACCATCGGCGTATGTGGGTGGGCTGGAAAAGAGTAAATAA
- a CDS encoding TonB-dependent receptor, giving the protein MPGSNCRFLMYFPLLLLLPGALRAQNGGVSGRVLSENDNKPLPGVTIQVKGKPVGTVSNADGSFSIQAALQDTLLCSYIGYQQERYAVKTMSGNLLHLKPDSRSLSDVVVVGYGTQRKRDLTGAVSSVKSRDISSLPVPNVGEALQGRASGVQIVSSGAPGSNVTIRVRGVGTINNADPLLVVDGVPTDIPLNAISPDDIAAIEVLKDASAAAIYGSRGANGIVLITTKRGTGQNRLEAKFYTGMQDAAHMVKMLNARQFASLHNEMMANNGQAQNPDYADPLALGKGTDWLNALFRTAPMQNYSLAYSGGNGATNYYVSGSVFNQKGIVINTDYRRYNMQFNLDTKVFDWLKFGNNLTLSADVKNSGGYNIQAAMAALPTQPIYNEDGSWSGPAGRPAWVGDIRNPIGTATINTGATKGYNVLGNIYGEITLFKDLKFRSTGGIQYMSWDSRNWSPKYDWKPIAVPNSSLSRSFNKSITLLWDNYFTYDHFFGHDHHLTIMAGSSAQNNSYEYMSGSIQGFADDRTNQLDNGLTLPAIGGNGSDWALLSFIGRANYAYKDKYLFTATIRRDGSSRFGPSHKYGTFPSASVAWRISNEDFFKNITFINDLKLRAGYGVTGNQNIGNYSFASVYQTVQYNFNGTPVTAVVPQSIPNPAVRWEEVEQTNIGLDATLLNNRINVTVDAYLKNTNGMLVPMSVPISTGYSDIVVPSINAGKMQNKGIELNINTQNIRGVFEWNTNFNVSFNKNKIVRLNDSVPMYTGGIGLNQNLAIHAQGHPLNSFYGFVTNGIFQDQKEVDAYAVQVPGADPFNRTSPGDIRFRDLNNDGKIDDADRTFLGNPNPTVIFAMNNTFAYKGIDLSIFLQGVSGNSIFNANRINQEGMAVAQNQTIAVLDRWTGPGTSNTMPRAVFNDPNKNTRVSDRYVEDGSYLRIKNITLGYTLPKPLTAKAKLAAARIYVSCQNLATFTKYTGFDPEVTANGIDLNVYPVTRTLSAGVNLTF; this is encoded by the coding sequence ATGCCTGGTAGTAATTGCCGCTTTTTAATGTATTTCCCTTTACTGTTGCTACTCCCTGGCGCCTTGCGGGCTCAGAATGGTGGCGTTTCCGGCAGGGTATTGTCGGAGAATGACAATAAACCGCTTCCGGGTGTCACTATACAGGTCAAAGGAAAGCCTGTAGGTACTGTTTCTAATGCCGATGGCAGCTTTTCTATTCAAGCCGCGCTGCAGGATACTTTGTTGTGCTCTTATATCGGTTACCAGCAGGAACGGTATGCTGTTAAAACCATGTCTGGCAACCTGCTTCATCTGAAGCCCGACAGCCGCTCGCTCAGCGATGTGGTGGTAGTGGGCTATGGTACCCAGCGAAAGCGTGATCTGACAGGTGCTGTCAGTTCAGTGAAAAGCAGGGATATTTCCTCCCTGCCGGTACCCAACGTAGGTGAAGCTTTACAGGGACGGGCTTCGGGGGTGCAGATTGTATCTTCTGGTGCTCCCGGAAGCAACGTCACCATCCGTGTCAGGGGAGTAGGTACGATCAACAACGCCGATCCGCTGCTGGTGGTGGACGGGGTACCCACCGATATTCCGCTGAATGCTATCAGTCCGGACGACATCGCCGCTATCGAGGTATTGAAAGATGCTTCTGCCGCCGCCATTTACGGTTCACGGGGCGCTAATGGCATAGTGCTGATCACCACCAAAAGAGGCACCGGCCAGAACAGGCTGGAAGCCAAATTCTACACCGGCATGCAAGACGCTGCCCACATGGTGAAAATGCTGAATGCCCGCCAGTTTGCCTCCCTGCACAATGAAATGATGGCTAACAACGGGCAAGCCCAAAATCCTGATTATGCTGATCCACTCGCACTCGGCAAAGGAACCGACTGGCTGAATGCACTCTTCCGTACGGCCCCCATGCAGAATTACTCCCTGGCTTATTCCGGTGGAAATGGAGCTACCAACTATTACGTTTCCGGTAGTGTGTTCAATCAGAAAGGTATCGTGATCAATACCGATTACAGGCGCTACAACATGCAATTTAATCTCGATACAAAAGTATTCGACTGGCTGAAATTCGGAAACAATCTTACCCTCAGCGCTGATGTAAAAAACAGTGGCGGCTATAATATCCAGGCTGCCATGGCTGCTTTACCCACCCAGCCCATTTACAATGAAGACGGCTCCTGGTCTGGTCCGGCAGGCCGCCCCGCCTGGGTAGGCGATATTCGCAACCCTATCGGTACCGCTACCATTAATACTGGCGCCACCAAAGGATACAATGTACTCGGCAATATCTACGGGGAAATAACATTGTTCAAAGACCTGAAATTCAGATCCACAGGGGGGATACAGTATATGTCGTGGGACAGCAGGAACTGGTCGCCTAAATACGACTGGAAACCCATTGCTGTGCCTAATTCTTCATTATCCCGCAGCTTCAATAAAAGCATCACCCTTTTATGGGATAACTACTTTACCTATGATCACTTTTTTGGCCACGATCATCACCTGACGATAATGGCCGGCAGCAGCGCGCAGAATAACAGCTACGAATATATGAGTGGCTCTATCCAGGGATTTGCAGACGACCGCACCAATCAGCTGGATAATGGGCTTACACTACCTGCTATAGGAGGCAACGGCAGCGATTGGGCATTGTTATCGTTCATTGGCCGCGCTAACTATGCATATAAAGATAAATATCTCTTTACCGCTACCATAAGGCGCGATGGCTCTTCCAGGTTCGGACCTTCACATAAATATGGAACTTTCCCTTCTGCTTCGGTAGCATGGAGAATCTCCAATGAAGACTTCTTCAAAAACATCACTTTTATCAACGACCTGAAACTACGTGCAGGCTATGGTGTAACCGGTAATCAGAATATAGGCAACTATTCTTTCGCTTCCGTATATCAGACTGTCCAATATAATTTCAACGGCACACCGGTAACAGCCGTGGTGCCACAAAGTATCCCGAATCCGGCTGTACGTTGGGAAGAAGTGGAACAAACCAATATCGGCCTGGATGCAACCCTGCTGAATAACCGTATTAACGTAACTGTGGACGCTTACCTGAAAAATACCAACGGTATGCTGGTGCCAATGTCAGTGCCCATTTCAACCGGTTATTCCGATATCGTGGTGCCAAGTATCAATGCGGGTAAGATGCAGAACAAAGGTATAGAGCTCAATATCAATACTCAGAATATCAGGGGCGTATTTGAATGGAATACCAATTTCAATGTATCGTTTAATAAGAATAAAATCGTTAGGCTGAATGACAGTGTGCCTATGTATACCGGTGGTATCGGATTAAATCAGAACCTCGCCATTCATGCGCAGGGACATCCGCTCAACTCCTTCTACGGTTTCGTGACCAATGGTATTTTCCAGGATCAGAAAGAAGTGGATGCTTACGCTGTGCAGGTACCCGGCGCAGATCCGTTTAACCGCACTTCACCGGGAGATATCAGGTTCAGGGATCTCAACAACGATGGAAAAATAGATGATGCCGACCGTACGTTTCTGGGGAATCCCAATCCTACGGTAATATTTGCGATGAATAACACCTTTGCCTACAAAGGTATCGACCTGAGCATCTTCCTGCAGGGTGTTTCAGGGAACAGCATCTTCAACGCCAACCGTATTAACCAGGAAGGCATGGCCGTAGCACAGAACCAGACTATTGCCGTATTAGATCGCTGGACAGGGCCGGGAACGAGCAACACCATGCCCCGCGCCGTTTTCAACGATCCGAATAAAAATACCCGTGTGTCCGATCGCTACGTGGAAGACGGATCTTACTTGAGAATAAAGAATATAACGCTGGGATATACCCTGCCGAAACCGCT